The proteins below are encoded in one region of Erinaceus europaeus chromosome 15, mEriEur2.1, whole genome shotgun sequence:
- the CCP110 gene encoding centriolar coiled-coil protein of 110 kDa isoform X3, with protein sequence MEEYEKFCEKSLARIQEASPTESFLPIQSESISLIHFHGVAVLPPLLDTEKRKEMQQEKQKALDVEARKQVNRKKALLTRVQEILENVQVRKAPNTSDFDHWETDTVYSNSEVRDLDVPVTSPNSLPSPIEHFPLAKFEKITRILPLTNGDQCKSNGIAIARDSEFNSLKQCASSNISHTENEAAPKTSTATLQETLISDGLLPTNEEQNLSLLEVTPDPYVISLQNLMKKSKEFIEKQSRHSLRSTKRSINESLSDKENDVKVTDCVKEKTPLMDKHCGSVIPDKPSLNKSNVLLQGTSTQASSTNDVSVLGSFSKMDIPVQTGHPNVVDPDSDFKAIPTFATENNVFKSLTGPYAKLPSPEPSLSPKIHRRRSRPSSACHILINNPINACELSPRGKVQAVASVVQNTDEKANVSETVPKPPIDLTGACSNKVYVSKNTSEVVDEMVLGKSNLACQPSGNLSENSHGLDIMEDQLASDERGPHRMGSTGTAVPRLQEPYATSQCTASQNLGTVSGRKSATVLEKSCNLQMELNKSYDVKNPSPLLMQNQNTSQQMDTSTHSCGHEQFLDNSFEKVKRRLDLDIDSLQKENSPYVITAGIVEQERQLLPEKRYPKGSVYINKNKMLENSFKEGEEILKSKLLAFEEMRKRLEEQHAQQLSLLIAEQEKEQERLQKEIEEQEKMLKEKEMITAETSELDKAVDLEWRKISDSGLLETMLSQLDSLHTSSANSSAFTNSALQHSFGSANEAPFYLWGSSTSGLTKHSVTRPLGRAKMKWCQVVSSEVQAKFNKITAVAKGFLTRRLMQTDKLKQLRQTVKDTMEFIRNFQSEAPLKRGVVSVQDASLQERVLAQLRAALYGIHDIFFVMDAAERMSILHHDREVRKEKMLRQMDKMKSPRVALSAATQKSLDRKKYMKAAEMGMPNKKFLVKQNPSETRILQPNQGQNAPVHRLLSRQGSICRKNPKKAAKCCDNLRRQHSLG encoded by the exons CTTGacactgaaaaaagaaaggaaatgcagCAAGAAAAGCAGAAAGCACTTGATGTAGAAGCAAGAAAGCAGGTTAATAGGAAGAAAGCTTTACTGACTCGTGTCCAGGAAATTCTTGAAAATGTTCAG GTTCGAAAAGCTCCTAACACCAGTGATTTTGATCACTGGGAAACTGATACAGTTTACTCTAATTCAGAAGTCAGAGACTTGGATGTTCCTGTTACATCTCCAAATAGCTTGCCAAGCCCTATTGAACATTTTCCTTTAGCAAAGTTTGAAAAGATAACTAGAATTTTGCCACTGACAAATGGAGACCAATGTAAATCTAATGGGATAGCTATAGCTAGGGACTCGGAATTTAATTCTCTGAAACAATGTGCTAGTTCCAATATCAGCCACACAGAAAATGAAGCTGCTCCAAAGACCTCCACAGCAACACTTCAGGAGACTCTTATTTCTGATGGTCTCCTTCCAACAAATGAGGAACAGAATTTATCACTTTTGGAAGTCACTCCAGATCCCTATGTAATAAGCCTTCAGAACCTGATGAAAAAGTCAAAGGAATTTATAGAAAAACAATCTAGGCACAGTCTGAGGAGCACAAAGAGGAGTATTAATGAGAGTCTCTCAGACAAAGAAAATGATGTTAAAGTGACCGATTGTGTAAAGGAGAAGACCCCCTTGATGGACAAACACTGTGGTTCAGTTATTCCAGACAAACCAAGCCTTAATAAATCCAATGTTCTTCTCCAGGGTACTTCCACTCAGGCAAGTAGCACGAATGATGTGTCAGTTTTGGGTAGCTTTTCTAAAATGGACATACCTGTACAAACTGGCCACCCCAATGTTGTAGATCCTGATTCTGATTTCAAAGCCATTCCTACTTTTGCTACTGAAAATAATGTTTTCAAAAGTCTTACTGGTCCATATGCCAAATTACCTAGTCCCGAGCCAAGCCTGAGTCCTAAAATTCATCGAAGGCGTTCTAGGCCATCATCAGCATGTCACATACTTATAAATAACCCAATAAATGCCTGTGAATTAAGTCCTAGAGGGAAAGTACAGGCAGTGGCCTCAGTTGTTCAAAATACTGATGAAAAAGCAAATGTCTCTGAAACTGTGCCAAAACCACCCATTGACTTAACAGGAGCTTGTTCAAACAAGGTTTATGTTAGCAAAAACACATCAGAAGTTGTTGATGAAATGGTGTTAGGTAAATCAAATCTGGCCTGTCAGCCTTCAGGAAATCTGTCAGAAAATAGTCATGGACTTGATATTATGGAAGATCAGTTAGCATCTGATGAGAGAGGCCCACACAGAATGGGCAGCACGGGTACTGCAGTGCCAAGATTGCAAGAGCCTTATGCCACTAGTCAGTGTACAGCAAGTCAAAATTTGGGGACTGTCAGTGGACGCAAGTCAGCCACTGTGTTAGAGAAAAGCTGCAATTTACAAATGGAACTGAATAAGTCTTACGATGTAAAGAACCCCTCGCCTTTACTAATGCAAAACCAGAATACCAGTCAACAGATGGACACCTCTACACACTCCTGTGgacatgaacaatttttggatAACAGTTTTGAGAAAGTTAAACGGAGACTTGATTTAGATATTGACAGTTTGCAAAAAGAAAACAGCCCTTATGTCATAACAGCTGGGATAGTTGAACAGGAAAGACAACTTTTGCCAGAAAAAAGATACCCTAAGGGATCTGTCTACATTAACAAGAATAAAATGTTAGAAAATAGTTTCAAAG aAGGTGAGGAGATATTAAAAAGCAAACTGCTAGCTTTTGAAGAAATGCGGAAAAGATTAGAAGAACAGCATGCCCAGCAATTATCACTACTCATCGCTGAGCaggaaaaagaacaggaaagactGCAAAAG GAAATAGAAGAACAGGAGAAAATGCTAAAAGAGAAGGagatgattacagcagaaacttcTGAACTGGACAAGGCAGTGGACTTGGAATGGAGAAAAATAAGTGACTCTGGTTTGCTAGAAACAATGCTGTCTCAGTTGGACTCACTCCATACTTCCAGTGCAAACAGTTCTG CATTCACAAACTCTGCCCTACAACATAGCTTTGGTTCTGCAAATGAAGCACCATTCTACCTCTGGGGGTCCTCAACTAGTGGCTTGACCAAACACTCAGTAACACGGCCTCTTGGAAGAGCCAAAATGAAATGGTGTCAG GTTGTGAGTTCAGAAGTCCAAGCAAAATTTAACAAAATAACTGCAGTGGCAAAGGGATTTCTTACTCGAAGACTTATGCAGACAGATAAACTAAAGCAACTCCGGCAAACTGTAAAA GATACAATGGAGTTCATAAGAAATTTTCAGTCAGAAGCTCCACTGAAGAGAGGAGTTGTGTCGGTGCAAGATGCATCTCTTCAGGAAAGAGTGTTAGCTCAG TTGCGAGCTGCCCTTTATGGTATTCATGACATATTCTTTGTAATGGATGCAGCTGAAAGAATGTCTATTCTACATCATGATCGAGAAGTTCGCAAAGAGAAAATGCTCAGGCAAATG GATAAGATGAAAAGTCCACGAGTGGCTCTTTCTGCTGCAACACAGAAATCTCTTGATAGGAAGAAGTATATGAA AGCTGCTGAAATGGGAATGCCAAATAAGAAATTTCTGGTTAAACAAAATCCTTCTGAAACAAG AATCCTTCAGCCAAACCAAGGACAAAATGCACCTGTTCACAGGCTCCTTAGTAGACAAGG GAGTATATGCAGGAAAAATCCAAAGAAAGCGGCCAAATGTTGCGACAATTTAAGAAGACAGCATTCATTAGGATAA
- the CCP110 gene encoding centriolar coiled-coil protein of 110 kDa isoform X1 → MEEYEKFCEKSLARIQEASPTESFLPIQSESISLIHFHGVAVLPPLLDTEKRKEMQQEKQKALDVEARKQVNRKKALLTRVQEILENVQVRKAPNTSDFDHWETDTVYSNSEVRDLDVPVTSPNSLPSPIEHFPLAKFEKITRILPLTNGDQCKSNGIAIARDSEFNSLKQCASSNISHTENEAAPKTSTATLQETLISDGLLPTNEEQNLSLLEVTPDPYVISLQNLMKKSKEFIEKQSRHSLRSTKRSINESLSDKENDVKVTDCVKEKTPLMDKHCGSVIPDKPSLNKSNVLLQGTSTQASSTNDVSVLGSFSKMDIPVQTGHPNVVDPDSDFKAIPTFATENNVFKSLTGPYAKLPSPEPSLSPKIHRRRSRPSSACHILINNPINACELSPRGKVQAVASVVQNTDEKANVSETVPKPPIDLTGACSNKVYVSKNTSEVVDEMVLGKSNLACQPSGNLSENSHGLDIMEDQLASDERGPHRMGSTGTAVPRLQEPYATSQCTASQNLGTVSGRKSATVLEKSCNLQMELNKSYDVKNPSPLLMQNQNTSQQMDTSTHSCGHEQFLDNSFEKVKRRLDLDIDSLQKENSPYVITAGIVEQERQLLPEKRYPKGSVYINKNKMLENSFKEGEEILKSKLLAFEEMRKRLEEQHAQQLSLLIAEQEKEQERLQKEIEEQEKMLKEKEMITAETSELDKAVDLEWRKISDSGLLETMLSQLDSLHTSSANSSAFTNSALQHSFGSANEAPFYLWGSSTSGLTKHSVTRPLGRAKMKWCQVVSSEVQAKFNKITAVAKGFLTRRLMQTDKLKQLRQTVKDTMEFIRNFQSEAPLKRGVVSVQDASLQERVLAQLRAALYGIHDIFFVMDAAERMSILHHDREVRKEKMLRQMDKMKSPRVALSAATQKSLDRKKYMKAAEMGMPNKKFLVKQNPSETRILQPNQGQNAPVHRLLSRQGTPKTSVKGVVQSRQKSSQSRVPNRAPVSGVYAGKIQRKRPNVATI, encoded by the exons CTTGacactgaaaaaagaaaggaaatgcagCAAGAAAAGCAGAAAGCACTTGATGTAGAAGCAAGAAAGCAGGTTAATAGGAAGAAAGCTTTACTGACTCGTGTCCAGGAAATTCTTGAAAATGTTCAG GTTCGAAAAGCTCCTAACACCAGTGATTTTGATCACTGGGAAACTGATACAGTTTACTCTAATTCAGAAGTCAGAGACTTGGATGTTCCTGTTACATCTCCAAATAGCTTGCCAAGCCCTATTGAACATTTTCCTTTAGCAAAGTTTGAAAAGATAACTAGAATTTTGCCACTGACAAATGGAGACCAATGTAAATCTAATGGGATAGCTATAGCTAGGGACTCGGAATTTAATTCTCTGAAACAATGTGCTAGTTCCAATATCAGCCACACAGAAAATGAAGCTGCTCCAAAGACCTCCACAGCAACACTTCAGGAGACTCTTATTTCTGATGGTCTCCTTCCAACAAATGAGGAACAGAATTTATCACTTTTGGAAGTCACTCCAGATCCCTATGTAATAAGCCTTCAGAACCTGATGAAAAAGTCAAAGGAATTTATAGAAAAACAATCTAGGCACAGTCTGAGGAGCACAAAGAGGAGTATTAATGAGAGTCTCTCAGACAAAGAAAATGATGTTAAAGTGACCGATTGTGTAAAGGAGAAGACCCCCTTGATGGACAAACACTGTGGTTCAGTTATTCCAGACAAACCAAGCCTTAATAAATCCAATGTTCTTCTCCAGGGTACTTCCACTCAGGCAAGTAGCACGAATGATGTGTCAGTTTTGGGTAGCTTTTCTAAAATGGACATACCTGTACAAACTGGCCACCCCAATGTTGTAGATCCTGATTCTGATTTCAAAGCCATTCCTACTTTTGCTACTGAAAATAATGTTTTCAAAAGTCTTACTGGTCCATATGCCAAATTACCTAGTCCCGAGCCAAGCCTGAGTCCTAAAATTCATCGAAGGCGTTCTAGGCCATCATCAGCATGTCACATACTTATAAATAACCCAATAAATGCCTGTGAATTAAGTCCTAGAGGGAAAGTACAGGCAGTGGCCTCAGTTGTTCAAAATACTGATGAAAAAGCAAATGTCTCTGAAACTGTGCCAAAACCACCCATTGACTTAACAGGAGCTTGTTCAAACAAGGTTTATGTTAGCAAAAACACATCAGAAGTTGTTGATGAAATGGTGTTAGGTAAATCAAATCTGGCCTGTCAGCCTTCAGGAAATCTGTCAGAAAATAGTCATGGACTTGATATTATGGAAGATCAGTTAGCATCTGATGAGAGAGGCCCACACAGAATGGGCAGCACGGGTACTGCAGTGCCAAGATTGCAAGAGCCTTATGCCACTAGTCAGTGTACAGCAAGTCAAAATTTGGGGACTGTCAGTGGACGCAAGTCAGCCACTGTGTTAGAGAAAAGCTGCAATTTACAAATGGAACTGAATAAGTCTTACGATGTAAAGAACCCCTCGCCTTTACTAATGCAAAACCAGAATACCAGTCAACAGATGGACACCTCTACACACTCCTGTGgacatgaacaatttttggatAACAGTTTTGAGAAAGTTAAACGGAGACTTGATTTAGATATTGACAGTTTGCAAAAAGAAAACAGCCCTTATGTCATAACAGCTGGGATAGTTGAACAGGAAAGACAACTTTTGCCAGAAAAAAGATACCCTAAGGGATCTGTCTACATTAACAAGAATAAAATGTTAGAAAATAGTTTCAAAG aAGGTGAGGAGATATTAAAAAGCAAACTGCTAGCTTTTGAAGAAATGCGGAAAAGATTAGAAGAACAGCATGCCCAGCAATTATCACTACTCATCGCTGAGCaggaaaaagaacaggaaagactGCAAAAG GAAATAGAAGAACAGGAGAAAATGCTAAAAGAGAAGGagatgattacagcagaaacttcTGAACTGGACAAGGCAGTGGACTTGGAATGGAGAAAAATAAGTGACTCTGGTTTGCTAGAAACAATGCTGTCTCAGTTGGACTCACTCCATACTTCCAGTGCAAACAGTTCTG CATTCACAAACTCTGCCCTACAACATAGCTTTGGTTCTGCAAATGAAGCACCATTCTACCTCTGGGGGTCCTCAACTAGTGGCTTGACCAAACACTCAGTAACACGGCCTCTTGGAAGAGCCAAAATGAAATGGTGTCAG GTTGTGAGTTCAGAAGTCCAAGCAAAATTTAACAAAATAACTGCAGTGGCAAAGGGATTTCTTACTCGAAGACTTATGCAGACAGATAAACTAAAGCAACTCCGGCAAACTGTAAAA GATACAATGGAGTTCATAAGAAATTTTCAGTCAGAAGCTCCACTGAAGAGAGGAGTTGTGTCGGTGCAAGATGCATCTCTTCAGGAAAGAGTGTTAGCTCAG TTGCGAGCTGCCCTTTATGGTATTCATGACATATTCTTTGTAATGGATGCAGCTGAAAGAATGTCTATTCTACATCATGATCGAGAAGTTCGCAAAGAGAAAATGCTCAGGCAAATG GATAAGATGAAAAGTCCACGAGTGGCTCTTTCTGCTGCAACACAGAAATCTCTTGATAGGAAGAAGTATATGAA AGCTGCTGAAATGGGAATGCCAAATAAGAAATTTCTGGTTAAACAAAATCCTTCTGAAACAAG AATCCTTCAGCCAAACCAAGGACAAAATGCACCTGTTCACAGGCTCCTTAGTAGACAAGG AACCCCTAAGACATCAGTGAAGGGGGTTGTGCAAAGTAGACAGAAGTCTTCACAGAGCAGAGTGCCCAACAGAGCGCCTGTTTCAG GAGTATATGCAGGAAAAATCCAAAGAAAGCGGCCAAATGTTGCGACAATTTAA
- the CCP110 gene encoding centriolar coiled-coil protein of 110 kDa isoform X4, producing MRKRLEEQHAQQLSLLIAEQEKEQERLQKEIEEQEKMLKEKEMITAETSELDKAVDLEWRKISDSGLLETMLSQLDSLHTSSANSSAFTNSALQHSFGSANEAPFYLWGSSTSGLTKHSVTRPLGRAKMKWCQVVSSEVQAKFNKITAVAKGFLTRRLMQTDKLKQLRQTVKDTMEFIRNFQSEAPLKRGVVSVQDASLQERVLAQLRAALYGIHDIFFVMDAAERMSILHHDREVRKEKMLRQMDKMKSPRVALSAATQKSLDRKKYMKAAEMGMPNKKFLVKQNPSETRILQPNQGQNAPVHRLLSRQGTPKTSVKGVVQSRQKSSQSRVPNRAPVSGVYAGKIQRKRPNVATI from the exons ATGCGGAAAAGATTAGAAGAACAGCATGCCCAGCAATTATCACTACTCATCGCTGAGCaggaaaaagaacaggaaagactGCAAAAG GAAATAGAAGAACAGGAGAAAATGCTAAAAGAGAAGGagatgattacagcagaaacttcTGAACTGGACAAGGCAGTGGACTTGGAATGGAGAAAAATAAGTGACTCTGGTTTGCTAGAAACAATGCTGTCTCAGTTGGACTCACTCCATACTTCCAGTGCAAACAGTTCTG CATTCACAAACTCTGCCCTACAACATAGCTTTGGTTCTGCAAATGAAGCACCATTCTACCTCTGGGGGTCCTCAACTAGTGGCTTGACCAAACACTCAGTAACACGGCCTCTTGGAAGAGCCAAAATGAAATGGTGTCAG GTTGTGAGTTCAGAAGTCCAAGCAAAATTTAACAAAATAACTGCAGTGGCAAAGGGATTTCTTACTCGAAGACTTATGCAGACAGATAAACTAAAGCAACTCCGGCAAACTGTAAAA GATACAATGGAGTTCATAAGAAATTTTCAGTCAGAAGCTCCACTGAAGAGAGGAGTTGTGTCGGTGCAAGATGCATCTCTTCAGGAAAGAGTGTTAGCTCAG TTGCGAGCTGCCCTTTATGGTATTCATGACATATTCTTTGTAATGGATGCAGCTGAAAGAATGTCTATTCTACATCATGATCGAGAAGTTCGCAAAGAGAAAATGCTCAGGCAAATG GATAAGATGAAAAGTCCACGAGTGGCTCTTTCTGCTGCAACACAGAAATCTCTTGATAGGAAGAAGTATATGAA AGCTGCTGAAATGGGAATGCCAAATAAGAAATTTCTGGTTAAACAAAATCCTTCTGAAACAAG AATCCTTCAGCCAAACCAAGGACAAAATGCACCTGTTCACAGGCTCCTTAGTAGACAAGG AACCCCTAAGACATCAGTGAAGGGGGTTGTGCAAAGTAGACAGAAGTCTTCACAGAGCAGAGTGCCCAACAGAGCGCCTGTTTCAG GAGTATATGCAGGAAAAATCCAAAGAAAGCGGCCAAATGTTGCGACAATTTAA
- the CCP110 gene encoding centriolar coiled-coil protein of 110 kDa isoform X2, whose protein sequence is MEEYEKFCEKSLARIQEASPTESFLPIQSESISLIHFHGVAVLPPLLDTEKRKEMQQEKQKALDVEARKQVNRKKALLTRVQEILENVQVRKAPNTSDFDHWETDTVYSNSEVRDLDVPVTSPNSLPSPIEHFPLAKFEKITRILPLTNGDQCKSNGIAIARDSEFNSLKQCASSNISHTENEAAPKTSTATLQETLISDGLLPTNEEQNLSLLEVTPDPYVISLQNLMKKSKEFIEKQSRHSLRSTKRSINESLSDKENDVKVTDCVKEKTPLMDKHCGSVIPDKPSLNKSNVLLQGTSTQASSTNDVSVLGSFSKMDIPVQTGHPNVVDPDSDFKAIPTFATENNVFKSLTGPYAKLPSPEPSLSPKIHRRRSRPSSACHILINNPINACELSPRGKVQAVASVVQNTDEKANVSETVPKPPIDLTGACSNKVYVSKNTSEVVDEMVLGKSNLACQPSGNLSENSHGLDIMEDQLASDERGPHRMGSTGTAVPRLQEPYATSQCTASQNLGTVSGRKSATVLEKSCNLQMELNKSYDVKNPSPLLMQNQNTSQQMDTSTHSCGHEQFLDNSFEKVKRRLDLDIDSLQKENSPYVITAGIVEQERQLLPEKRYPKGSVYINKNKMLENSFKGEEILKSKLLAFEEMRKRLEEQHAQQLSLLIAEQEKEQERLQKEIEEQEKMLKEKEMITAETSELDKAVDLEWRKISDSGLLETMLSQLDSLHTSSANSSAFTNSALQHSFGSANEAPFYLWGSSTSGLTKHSVTRPLGRAKMKWCQVVSSEVQAKFNKITAVAKGFLTRRLMQTDKLKQLRQTVKDTMEFIRNFQSEAPLKRGVVSVQDASLQERVLAQLRAALYGIHDIFFVMDAAERMSILHHDREVRKEKMLRQMDKMKSPRVALSAATQKSLDRKKYMKAAEMGMPNKKFLVKQNPSETRILQPNQGQNAPVHRLLSRQGTPKTSVKGVVQSRQKSSQSRVPNRAPVSGVYAGKIQRKRPNVATI, encoded by the exons CTTGacactgaaaaaagaaaggaaatgcagCAAGAAAAGCAGAAAGCACTTGATGTAGAAGCAAGAAAGCAGGTTAATAGGAAGAAAGCTTTACTGACTCGTGTCCAGGAAATTCTTGAAAATGTTCAG GTTCGAAAAGCTCCTAACACCAGTGATTTTGATCACTGGGAAACTGATACAGTTTACTCTAATTCAGAAGTCAGAGACTTGGATGTTCCTGTTACATCTCCAAATAGCTTGCCAAGCCCTATTGAACATTTTCCTTTAGCAAAGTTTGAAAAGATAACTAGAATTTTGCCACTGACAAATGGAGACCAATGTAAATCTAATGGGATAGCTATAGCTAGGGACTCGGAATTTAATTCTCTGAAACAATGTGCTAGTTCCAATATCAGCCACACAGAAAATGAAGCTGCTCCAAAGACCTCCACAGCAACACTTCAGGAGACTCTTATTTCTGATGGTCTCCTTCCAACAAATGAGGAACAGAATTTATCACTTTTGGAAGTCACTCCAGATCCCTATGTAATAAGCCTTCAGAACCTGATGAAAAAGTCAAAGGAATTTATAGAAAAACAATCTAGGCACAGTCTGAGGAGCACAAAGAGGAGTATTAATGAGAGTCTCTCAGACAAAGAAAATGATGTTAAAGTGACCGATTGTGTAAAGGAGAAGACCCCCTTGATGGACAAACACTGTGGTTCAGTTATTCCAGACAAACCAAGCCTTAATAAATCCAATGTTCTTCTCCAGGGTACTTCCACTCAGGCAAGTAGCACGAATGATGTGTCAGTTTTGGGTAGCTTTTCTAAAATGGACATACCTGTACAAACTGGCCACCCCAATGTTGTAGATCCTGATTCTGATTTCAAAGCCATTCCTACTTTTGCTACTGAAAATAATGTTTTCAAAAGTCTTACTGGTCCATATGCCAAATTACCTAGTCCCGAGCCAAGCCTGAGTCCTAAAATTCATCGAAGGCGTTCTAGGCCATCATCAGCATGTCACATACTTATAAATAACCCAATAAATGCCTGTGAATTAAGTCCTAGAGGGAAAGTACAGGCAGTGGCCTCAGTTGTTCAAAATACTGATGAAAAAGCAAATGTCTCTGAAACTGTGCCAAAACCACCCATTGACTTAACAGGAGCTTGTTCAAACAAGGTTTATGTTAGCAAAAACACATCAGAAGTTGTTGATGAAATGGTGTTAGGTAAATCAAATCTGGCCTGTCAGCCTTCAGGAAATCTGTCAGAAAATAGTCATGGACTTGATATTATGGAAGATCAGTTAGCATCTGATGAGAGAGGCCCACACAGAATGGGCAGCACGGGTACTGCAGTGCCAAGATTGCAAGAGCCTTATGCCACTAGTCAGTGTACAGCAAGTCAAAATTTGGGGACTGTCAGTGGACGCAAGTCAGCCACTGTGTTAGAGAAAAGCTGCAATTTACAAATGGAACTGAATAAGTCTTACGATGTAAAGAACCCCTCGCCTTTACTAATGCAAAACCAGAATACCAGTCAACAGATGGACACCTCTACACACTCCTGTGgacatgaacaatttttggatAACAGTTTTGAGAAAGTTAAACGGAGACTTGATTTAGATATTGACAGTTTGCAAAAAGAAAACAGCCCTTATGTCATAACAGCTGGGATAGTTGAACAGGAAAGACAACTTTTGCCAGAAAAAAGATACCCTAAGGGATCTGTCTACATTAACAAGAATAAAATGTTAGAAAATAGTTTCAAAG GTGAGGAGATATTAAAAAGCAAACTGCTAGCTTTTGAAGAAATGCGGAAAAGATTAGAAGAACAGCATGCCCAGCAATTATCACTACTCATCGCTGAGCaggaaaaagaacaggaaagactGCAAAAG GAAATAGAAGAACAGGAGAAAATGCTAAAAGAGAAGGagatgattacagcagaaacttcTGAACTGGACAAGGCAGTGGACTTGGAATGGAGAAAAATAAGTGACTCTGGTTTGCTAGAAACAATGCTGTCTCAGTTGGACTCACTCCATACTTCCAGTGCAAACAGTTCTG CATTCACAAACTCTGCCCTACAACATAGCTTTGGTTCTGCAAATGAAGCACCATTCTACCTCTGGGGGTCCTCAACTAGTGGCTTGACCAAACACTCAGTAACACGGCCTCTTGGAAGAGCCAAAATGAAATGGTGTCAG GTTGTGAGTTCAGAAGTCCAAGCAAAATTTAACAAAATAACTGCAGTGGCAAAGGGATTTCTTACTCGAAGACTTATGCAGACAGATAAACTAAAGCAACTCCGGCAAACTGTAAAA GATACAATGGAGTTCATAAGAAATTTTCAGTCAGAAGCTCCACTGAAGAGAGGAGTTGTGTCGGTGCAAGATGCATCTCTTCAGGAAAGAGTGTTAGCTCAG TTGCGAGCTGCCCTTTATGGTATTCATGACATATTCTTTGTAATGGATGCAGCTGAAAGAATGTCTATTCTACATCATGATCGAGAAGTTCGCAAAGAGAAAATGCTCAGGCAAATG GATAAGATGAAAAGTCCACGAGTGGCTCTTTCTGCTGCAACACAGAAATCTCTTGATAGGAAGAAGTATATGAA AGCTGCTGAAATGGGAATGCCAAATAAGAAATTTCTGGTTAAACAAAATCCTTCTGAAACAAG AATCCTTCAGCCAAACCAAGGACAAAATGCACCTGTTCACAGGCTCCTTAGTAGACAAGG AACCCCTAAGACATCAGTGAAGGGGGTTGTGCAAAGTAGACAGAAGTCTTCACAGAGCAGAGTGCCCAACAGAGCGCCTGTTTCAG GAGTATATGCAGGAAAAATCCAAAGAAAGCGGCCAAATGTTGCGACAATTTAA